Proteins co-encoded in one Ananas comosus cultivar F153 linkage group 15, ASM154086v1, whole genome shotgun sequence genomic window:
- the LOC109721017 gene encoding uncharacterized protein LOC109721017, whose amino-acid sequence MARFNCFSTLLVGKKKKSKESPKAAVVAKKVNSNGSVQVEPEEFVYQSIKERKNEPSLDVFVPPFTEETSPSQKTKVAAKESSVRAEPSAEVAYDGGDEQDDILSMKRDFSDFDLQARAEPKSEQNPRDSIGPNNEVDNGGVEDKSEREEGITPEIKIQSGHVSDPGIGRKMDLLGSPQLKRSCSNIETKRVNKLLDSPTKTNSYDDLHNLLNNAVNKGMPVGIQGSPLSVKTSFSADKVMLKKRSSSQVLPSRSRKLWWKLFLWSHRNLHRPRTTQPQRMVPSNATITNKKGGYASDTIEASPTHLIDKKNKKVMTEPQNYQWVAFSAEASNLDRVNAWVNSLEDCPFGPNEDEGNTNEDAEAARAIFYANVTEIGESSGGKNHSHSGGRRVVDEDLQANNIIQSLNTFSSVAHISGMGLKVIPTISAFTSLRTVNLSGNFIVHISPGSLPKGLHALDLSRNKIGTIEGLRELTRLRVLNLSYNRISRIGQGLSNCTAIKELYLAGNKISEVEGLHRLLKLAVLDLSFNKITTAKALGQLVANYHSLLALNLLGNPIQSNIGDDQLRKAVSGLLPQLTYLNKQPIKPQRAREVATDSVAKAALGVNDWSSRRKMARRVSQGSGSSSRGRAGEGSSSLHRGSGHKNGKQRSKSRHQNSSSARK is encoded by the exons ATGGCGAGGTTCAACTGCTTCTCGACTCTTCTGGtcggaaagaagaaaaaatccaAG gaatCACCAAAAGCCGCCGTCGTTGCTAAGAAGGTGAATAGCAATGGAAGTGTACAAGTGGAGCCGGAGGAATTTGTGTATCAGTCGATCAAGGAACGCAAAAATGAGCCGTCTTTGGACGTATTTGTGCCGCCATTTACTGAGGAAACGAGCCCTTCACAGAAAACGAAAGTGGCGGCGAAAGAGAGCTCGGTGAGGGCTGAACCCTCTGCTGAGGTAGCTTATGATGGAGGCGATGAGCAAGACGATATCTTGTCGATGAAGAGGGACTTCTCGGACTTTGACCTACAGGCTCGAGCCGAACCTAAATCCGAGCAGAACCCTCGTGATTCGATCGGACCCAATAATGAAGTCGACAATGGAGGAGTGGAGGACAAGTCCGAGAGAGAAGAAGGGATCACTCCTGAGATAAAGATCCAAAGCGGGCATGTGAGTGATCCCGGAATTGGGAGGAAGATGGACTTACTGGGATCTCCTCAACTAAAGAGGTCATGCTCAAATATCGAGACTAAGAGAGTTAATAAATTGCTCGATTCACCTACCAAGACCAATTCATATGATGATCTCCATAATTTGTTAAACAATGCTGTGAATAAAGGAATGCCCGTCGGGATTCAGGGTAGCCCATTATCGGTAAAAACTTCGTTCAGTGCTGATAAAGTGATGTTAAAGAAGAGGTCTTCGAGCCAAGTGCTTCCCTCAAGAAGCCGGAAGCTGTGGTGGAAGCTCTTTCTATGGAGCCACAGGAACCTCCACAGGCCCCGGACCACTCAGCCGCAAAGAATGGTGCCGTCGAACGCCACAATCACCAATAAGAAAGGCGGGTATGCTTCGGATACTATCGAGGCTAGCCCAACCCATTTGATCGATAAGAAGAACAAGAAAGTGATGACGGAGCCGCAGAATTACCAATGGGTTGCTTTCTCTGCGGAAGCATCTAATCTGGATAGGGTTAATGCTTGGGTGAATAGCCTTGAGGATTGCCCCTTCGGCCCTAACGAGGATGAAGGCAATACGAATGAGGACGCGGAAGCCGCGAGGGCTATATTTTACGCAAATGTGACCGAGATCGGGGAGTCGTCGGGGGGGAAGAACCACTCTCATAGTGGAGGCCGGCGTGTGGTTGATGAGGATCTACAAGCTAATAATATTATCCAATCTCTTAATACATTTTCATCTGTGGCTCACATATCTGGCATGGGCCTGAAGGTTATTCCTACCATCTCGGCCTTTACTAGCCTTCGGACGGTCAATTTGTCTGGCAACTTTATAG TGCACATTTCCCCTGGATCCCTGCCGAAGGGCTTGCATGCTCTTGATCTGTCGAGGAACAAGATTGGCACCATTGAGGGGCTTAGGGAATTGACAAGATTGAGGGTTCTTAACTTAAGCTACAATAGGATCTCTCGCATTGGTCAAG GACTCTCGAACTGCACTGCGATTAAGGAGCTATACCTGGCTGGGAACAAAATAAGCGAAGTCGAGGGCCTCCACCGCCTACTCAAACTCGCTGTACTTGACCTCAGCTTCAACAAGATAACTACCGCCAAGGCGCTGGGCCAGCTCGTTGCGAACTACCACTCACTCCTAGCCCTAAACTTACTGGGCAATCCTATCCAATCCAACATTGGCGATGACCAGCTTCGGAAGGCGGTCTCGGGCCTCCTCCCGCAGCTCACCTACTTAAATAAGCAGCCCATCAAGCCGCAGAGGGCCCGTGAGGTGGCCACCGACAGCGTGGCGAAGGCCGCGCTGGGGGTCAACGATTGGAGCTCGCGGCGGAAGATGGCTCGGCGAGTGAGCCAGGGTTCGGGCTCATCAAGCAGGGGTCGGGCCGGAGAAGGGAGCAGCAGCTTGCATCGGGGATCAGGGCACAAGAACGGGAAGCAGAGGTCGAAAAGCAGGCACCAGAACTCGAGCTCTGCAAGGAAATAA
- the LOC109721019 gene encoding 7-deoxyloganetin glucosyltransferase-like: MESNGEAAATPHAVFLPFPAQGHLTPMLRLAKLLHARGSFRITFVNTEFNHARLVRSRGPGAVRGVDGFRFETIPDGLPRPDRDGTQDVPQLCASARRTCGPLLRELIARLGAAGDPVTCVVADGAMTFAVYPAEEMGIPALIFFTPSAGGVLGYMNYAELVRRGYVPLKEKSYLTNGYLDTPLDWIKGFKNVRLRDISSFIRTTDPDDIMLSINKDQLEDDAPCAFGIILNTFDALEHDVLTAIRSRLPNLYVIGPISPLSHRIPPTAPSSSIGSNLWKEDTNCVKWLNTQVAGSVVYVNFGSITVMTRDQLVEFAWGLESSKSPFLWVVRPDLVDDDTAGLPEEFVRDIEGRGLLVEWCNQEQVLAHPAVGGFLSHCGWNSTLESIYEGVPMICWPFFSEQPTNCRYLCTEWGMGMEIGSDVKRGEVERMVRELMCGEKGREMREKAKEWKLKAREAIEPNGPSFVDLERLVEDLASFSKSKRQ; encoded by the exons atggagagCAACGGCGAAGCGGCGGCGACACCGCATGCGGTGTTTTTACCGTTCCCGGCGCAAGGCCACCTCACGCCGATGCTGAGGCTCGCGAAGCTCCTCCACGCGCGGGGGAGCTTCCGCATCACCTTCGTCAACACGGAGTTCAACCACGCCCGGCTCGTCCGGTCGCGCGGGCCGGGCGCCGTCCGGGGCGTGGACGGGTTCCGGTTCGAGACCATCCCGGACGGCCTGCCCCGGCCGGACCGGGACGGGACGCAGGACGTGCCCCAGCTCTGCGCGTCCGCGCGCCGCACGTGCGGCCCCCTGCTCAGGGAGCTCATCGCGCGGCTCGGCGCTGCGGGGGACCCGGTGACGTGCGTGGTGGCGGACGGGGCGATGACGTTCGCGGTGTACCCGGCCGAGGAGATGGGGATCCCCGCGCTGATCTTCTTCACCCCCAGCGCCGGCGGGGTGCTGGGGTACATGAACTACGCGGAGCTCGTGAGAAGGGGCTACGTTCCTCTGAAAG AAAAGAGCTACTTAACCAACGGATACCTCGACACTCCCCTGGACTGGATCAAGGGGTTCAAGAACGTCCGCCTCCGCGACATTTCGTCCTTCATCCGAACCACCGATCCCGACGACATCATGCTCAGCATCAACAAGGATCAATTGGAGGATGATGCCCCCTGCGCGTTCGGAATCATCCTTAACACGTTCGACGCCCTCGAGCACGATGTCCTCACCGCCATTCGTTCCAGGCTCCCCAACCTCTACGTCATCGGTCCGATCTCCCCTCTGTCTCATCGTATCCCACCGACGGCCCCTTCTTCCTCCATCGGCTCCAACCTTTGGAAAGAAGATACCAACTGCGTAAAATGGCTAAACACACAG GTTGCAGGATCGGTGGTGTACGTGAACTTCGGTAGCATCACTGTCATGACAAGGGACCAGCTAGTAGAGTTCGCATGGGGACTAGAATCCAGCAAGTCGCCGTTCCTATGGGTGGTGCGACCTGATCTCGTCGACGATGATACGGCAGGGTTGCCGGAAGAGTTCGTGAGGGACATAGAAGGAAGGGGTTTGTTGGTTGAGTGGTGCAACCAAGAGCAGGTGCTGGCCCATCCGGCGGTTGGTGGTTTTCTCAGCCACTGCGGGTGGAACTCCACGCTGGAGAGCATATACGAGGGGGTGCCGATGATATGTTGGCCCTTCTTCTCGGAGCAGCCGACGAATTGTCGGTACTTGTGCACGGAGTGGGGGATGGGGATGGAGATTGGGAGTGATGTGAAGAGAGGGGAGGTGGAGAGAATGGTGAGGGAGTTGATGTGTGGGGAGAAGGGCAGGGAGATGAGGGAGAAGGCCAAGGAGTGGAAGTTAAAGGCTAGAGAAGCAATTGAGCCAAATGGGCCTTCTTTTGTAGATCTTGAGAGGTTGGTGGAGGACTTGGCCTCTTTCAGCAAGAGCAAGAGGCAGTGA
- the LOC109721023 gene encoding 7-deoxyloganetin glucosyltransferase-like gives MESSGEAAAAAAAAAPHAVFLPFPAQGHVTPMLRLAKLLHARGSFRITFVNTEFNHARLVRSRGPGAVRGVDGFRFETIPDALPQSDRDGTQDVPQLCASTRLTCGPPLKELISRHSAAGDPVTCVVADGAMGFAVYPAEEMGIPVLIFFTPSAGGVLGYMNYAELVRRGYVPLKDKSYLTNGYLDTPLDWIRGMKNIRLRDIPSFIQTTDPDDIMLNINIMQSEDDAPRAFGIILNTFDALEHDALAAIRSRLPNLYVIGPISLLSHSIPPTAPSSSIGSNLWKEDNNCIKWLYTQVAGSVVYVNFGSIAVMTRDQLAEFAWGLAATKSPFLWVVRPDLVGGDKAVLPEGFVKETEGRGLLAEWCNQKAVLAHPAVGGFLSHCGWNSTLESIHQGVPMICWPFFAEQPTNCRYLCTEWGMGMEIGSDATRGEVERMVRELMGGEKGREMREKAREWKLKAREATEPSGSSFVDLERLVEDLASFSKSKRQ, from the exons ATGGAGAGCAGCggcgaagcggcggcggcggctgcggcggcggcaccACATGCGGTGTTTTTACCGTTCCCGGCGCAAGGCCACGTCACGCCGATGCTGAGGCTCGCGAAGCTCCTCCACGCGCGGGGGAGCTTCCGCATCACCTTCGTCAACACGGAGTTCAACCACGCCCGGCTCGTCCGGTCGCGCGGGCCGGGCGCCGTCCGGGGCGTGGACGGGTTCCGGTTCGAGACCATCCCGGACGCCCTGCCCCAGTCCGACCGGGACGGGACGCAGGACGTGCCCCAGCTCTGCGCGTCCACCCGCCTCACGTGCGGGCCCCCGCTCAAGGAGCTCATCTCACGGCACAGCGCCGCGGGGGATCCGGTGACGTGCGTGGTGGCGGACGGGGCGATGGGGTTCGCGGTGTACCCGGCGGAGGAGATGGGGATCCCCGTCCTGATCTTCTTCACCCCTAGCGCCGGCGGGGTGCTGGGGTACATGAACTATGCAGAGCTCGTGAGGAGAGGCTACGTCCCGCTAAAAG ATAAGAGCTACTTAACCAACGGCTACCTCGACACTCCCCTGGACTGGATCAGGGGCATGAAGAACATTCGCCTCCGCGACATTCCGTCCTTTATCCAGACCACTGATCCCGACGACATCATGCTCAACATCAACATCATGCAGTCCGAGGACGATGCCCCCCGTGCATTCGGAATTATCCTCAACACGTTCGACGCCCTCGAGCACGATGCCCTCGCCGCCATTCGTTCCAGGCTCCCCAACCTCTACGTCATCGGTCCGATTTCTCTTCTGTCTCATAGTATCCCGCCGACAGCCCCTTCTTCCTCCATCGGGTCCAACCTTTGGAAGGAAGATAACAACTGCATAAAATGGCTATACACACAG GTTGCAGGATCGGTGGTGTACGTGAACTTCGGGAGCATCGCGGTCATGACAAGGGACCAGCTAGCAGAGTTTGCATGGGGACTAGCAGCCACCAAGTCGCCGTTCCTATGGGTGGTGCGACCTGATCTCGTCGGTGGTGATAAGGCAGTATTGCCAGAAGGGTTTGTAAAGGAGACAGAAGGAAGGGGATTGTTGGCGGAGTGGTGCAACCAAAAGGCGGTACTGGCCCATCCAGCGGTTGGTGGTTTTCTCAGCCACTGCGGGTGGAACTCCACGTTAGAGAGCATACACCAGGGGGTGCCGATGATATGTTGGCCGTTCTTCGCAGAGCAGCCGACGAATTGTCGGTACTTGTGCACGGAGTGGGGGATGGGGATGGAGATTGGGAGTGATGCGACGAGAGGGGAGGTGGAGAGAATGGTGAGGGAGTTGATGGGTGGGGAGAAGGGGAGGGAGATGAGGGAGAAGGCCAGGGAGTGGAAGTTGAAGGCTAGAGAAGCAACTGAGCCCAGTGGATCTTCCTTTGTAGATCTTGAGAGGTTGGTGGAGGACTTGGCCTCTTTCAGCAAGAGTAAGAGGCAGTGA
- the LOC109721024 gene encoding protein EXORDIUM-like 1: MHSCTSFLHPFENMSTTTLVVLLLVSFTTDLCFASRKLNSLYQPPPTIFTYHNGPLLEGHIPISILWYGAFTPNQKAIVSDFILSLAPDGRDRSPTLPTSVAEWWETVDYYVRKAGKRTTEIILSNQISDAGYSLGKLLNRAQMSELAARLGVMRGGAAVVLTAADVAVDGFCTSACGSHSHSHSRSAAHVWVGDSAAQCPGRCAWPFHVADYYGPRAGHVAALGAPNGDVGVDGMVTNLAILLAGAVTNPYGGGYYEGDGGAPVEVGAACPGAYGRGAYPGYAGELRVDPVSGGSYNVVGVNGRKYLVPALWDPVSRSCKIPV; this comes from the coding sequence ATGCACTCCTGCACCAGTTTTCTACACCCCTTCGAAAACATGTCCACGACCACCCTCGTCGTTCTCCTTCTCGTAAGCTTCACCACCGATCTATGCTTCGCCTCTCGAAAGCTAAACTCTCTCTACCAACCTCCTCCTACCATCTTTACCTACCACAACGGGCCTTTGCTCGAAGGCCACATACCTATATCCATTCTGTGGTACGGCGCCTTCACGCCGAACCAGAAAGCCATCGTCTCCGACTTCATCCTCTCTCTAGCTCCCGACGGTCGCGACCGCAGCCCCACGCTCCCCACCTCCGTGGCCGAGTGGTGGGAGACAGTAGACTACTACGTCCGGAAGGCCGGTAAGCGGACGACGGAGATCATACTTTCCAACCAAATCTCCGACGCGGGCTACTCTCTCGGCAAGCTTCTGAACAGAGCGCAGATGTCGGAGCTCGCGGCGCGGCTCGGCGTGATGCGCGGGGGAGCGGCGGTGGTGCTCACCGCGGCCGACGTCGCGGTCGACGGCTTCTGCACGAGCGCGTGCGGGTCCCACTCCCACTCCCACTCCCGCTCGGCGGCGCACGTGTGGGTGGGGGACTCCGCGGCGCAGTGCCCGGGGCGGTGCGCGTGGCCGTTCCACGTGGCGGACTACTACGGGCCGAGGGCCGGCCACGTGGCGGCGCTGGGGGCGCCCAACGGGGACGTGGGGGTGGACGGGATGGTGACCAACCTCGCGATCCTATTGGCCGGGGCGGTGACCAACCCGTACGGCGGCGGGTACTACGAGGGCGACGGTGGGGCCCCCGTCGAGGTCGGGGCGGCGTGCCCCGGGGCGTACGGCCGTGGGGCCTACCCCGGGTACGCCGGGGAGCTCAGGGTTGACCCGGTCAGCGGGGGGAGCTACAACGTGGTCGGGGTGAACGGGAGGAAGTATCTGGTCCCGGCGCTGTGGGACCCGGTTAGCCGGTCTTGCAAGATTCCGGTTTGA